The following coding sequences are from one Lolium rigidum isolate FL_2022 chromosome 6, APGP_CSIRO_Lrig_0.1, whole genome shotgun sequence window:
- the LOC124665828 gene encoding putative exosome complex component rrp40 → MESKKPLRSAFVDDYVVPGDVILDLADMTNQTIKLGAGLRQDCDTIQVTSAGRLRLSKPNKYWVENSQKRYIPSVEDTVLGIVVDTKPDNFLVDIKGPSVAFLPVLSFEGGTRRNIPKFEIGTLIYARVVKANSIMNPELSCMDAIGKAAEFGQLKNGYTFETSTGLARMLLSSPTCPLLEALGKKLSFEIAVGLNGRVWVNAPSPSNIILVSEAIKQSESFNRIQQRSMVEKLLAKLA, encoded by the exons ATGGAGTCGAAGAAGCCGCTGCGCTCCGCCTTCGTCGACGACTACGTG GTCCCCGGCGACGTCATCCTGGACCTCGCCGATATGACCAACCAGACCATCAAGCTCGGCGCCGGCCTGCGACAG GATTGTGACACTATCCAGGTGACTAGTGCTGGGAGGCTTCGGCTGTCCAAGCCCAACAAGTACTGGGTGGAGAACTCCCAGAAGAGG TATATACCTTCTGTAGAAGATACAGTTCTTGGAATTGTAGTTGACACCAAACCAGAT AACTTCTTGGTGGACATAAAGGGGCCCAGTGTCGCCTTTTTACCAGTTCTTTCATTCGAAGGTGGTACCAGGAGGAACATACCGAAGTTTGAG ATTGGTACATTAATATATGCCCGAGTAGTGAAAGCAAATAGCATCATGAATCCAGAGCTTTCATGCATGGATG CAATTGGCAAAGCCGCTGAATTCGGTCAACTGAAAAATGGTTACACATTTGAAACATCAACTGGCCTGGCAAGAAT GCTCTTAAGCTCCCCAACATGTCCACTTCTAGAAGCCCTTGGGAAGAAATTATCATTTGAGATAGCTGTTGGACTGAACGGTCGAGTATGG GTGAATGCTCCGTCGCCAAGTAATATCATTCTTGTATCAGAAGCAATTAAACAGTCGGAATCTTTTAATCGCATACAACAAAGAAGCATGGTGGAAAAACTCCTGGCTAAGCTGGCATGA